Part of the Paenibacillus terrae HPL-003 genome is shown below.
CCGGGAGGCTTGGCCATAGAATTATAATAGTCCAAACCTTGGTACAGGAGGAATTATCAATGGAGCTCATTCGCCGCTGGTGTTCGTTTCGTCTGGCCCATCCCATTTTATCCGGCTTGTTTTATGCTTTTGCATGGATGTTGCTTGGCGCATTTATCCTTTCGCTACTCTTGTGGCTGACACAGATGCAGGAACAGGATTTATCGTTGTATACGTACATCGTTCATGCATTCGCCATGGTATCCGGCGGCTTCGTCGCTGGTAAAAGATCCACGAACAAAGGCTGGTATCAAGGCGGTATTACAGGCATCCTATATGGGCTAATCGTGCTGCTGGTCGGTTTTCTGGCACTGGATGCAGGCATGAACGCCAAGGATCTTTTGCATCTGGGAATTGCTTTTATCATTGGAGCCGGGGGCGGGATGTTTGGGATTAACCTGAGCAGATAATCAAAATGTATGTGGCGAAACAACACAAAAAACCGAGCCCTTCTCAAAGGCTCGGTTTTTGCATGTTATGCCCATATGCTATGATTTGGAAACAACTTCCTCGGAAGCTGCATCTTTTGCAATCGCATTGCTGATCGCGCTGCGATCAAAGGTCAGCTTCGTAACATCATTCACACGCAAAACGACCACATCGTCCGTAATCTCCATAATTGTACCGTGAAGACCTCCGATTGTAATAACTTTATCGCCCTTTTTCAAGGCTTGAAGCATCGTTTGACGCTGCTTTTGTTTTTTCTGATTCGGACGAATCAGCAAGAAATAGAAGATTACAAACATCAGAGCCAGTGGCCAGATCATTTGAAAAAGTCCTCCAGTTCCACCGGGTGCAGCAGCAGCTGTAGCAAAATGAAACATGTTAAATCCCCCTTTCGTATACTCTCCCTAAAACTTAAAAACCTTTATCATTATCATGAAGACCGTACTGCTCAAAAAATTCGTCGCGGAAATCAAGCAGTCTGTCATCCATAATCGCTTGTCTGACATTGCGCATCAATTGAATTAAGAAATGCAAATTATGATACGTTGTCAGTCGGAGCCCGAAGGTTTCATCCGCTTTAATCAAGTGTCGTAAGTAAGCACGTGAATAATTACGACAGGTATAGCAATCACAAGCCGGATCAAGCGGGCCGAAATCTCTTGCATATTGGGCATTGCGAACAACAAGACGGCCTTGGCTGGTCATCGTTGTCCCGTTGCGAGCAATTCGTGTTGGAAGTACGCAATCAAACATATCCACACCACGGATAGCGCCTTCAATCAAGGCATCCGGAGAACCTACGCCCATCAAATAGCGTGGCTTGTTAGTGGGAAGCAAAGGAAGCGTATAATCCAGCACTTCATACATCAAATGCTTCGGTTCACCTACGCTCAGTCCACCAATAGCATACCCCGGGAAATCCATGGAAGTCAAATCCGCCGCGCTCTGCTTGCGCAAATCTTCATGCATCCCTCCTTGAACAATGGCAAACAACCCTTGATCATGAGGACGCGCATGCGCCTCCAGGCAGCGCTCAGCCCAACGGCTGGTGCGTTCCAACGACTTTTTCACATACTCATATTCAGCCGGAAAAGGAGGACATTCATCGAAGGCCATCATAATATCCGAGCCGAGCGAGTTTTGAATTTCCATTGCCACCTCCGGCGAAAGAAACTTCTTATCTCCATTCAAATGAGAGCGAAAATGAACGCCCTCTTCCGTAATTTTACGCATTTCACTTAATGAAAACACTTGAAACCCGCCGCTGTCCGTTAAAATAGGACGATCCCAGTTCATAAACTTATGCAGCCCACCCGCTTCACGAATAATATCGTGACCAGGACGAAGAAACAGATGGTACGTATTACTCAAAATAATCTGAGCATCCATCTCTTTCAGTTCCTCAGGACTCATCGTTTTAACTGTAGCTTGTGTTCCTACAGGCATAAAGGTTGGTGTTTCTATAACCCCGTGAGGTGTATGCACACGCCCAAGACGGGCTCCCGATTGCTTGCAGGTTTTAATATGTTCGTATCTTATTGCTGGTGCCATATTTTCTCTACCATCCTTAATTAATAAATGAACATTGCGTCCCCAAAGCTGAAAAACCGATATTCCCGGTCAATCGCCTCCTGGTAAGCATGCATAATATTCTCCCTGCCCGCCAGTGCGCTGACCAGCATAACCAATGTGGATTTAGGCAAATGAAAATTCGTAATCATCGCATCTACCACACGGAATTCATAACCTGGATAAATAAAAATCTGCGTCCAGCCGCTGCTGGCCTGCAATAGTCCGTCACCGAATGTATTGCCCACAGTCTCCAGCGTCCGACAACTGGTTGTCCCCACTGCCACGACTCTTCCGCCACGCGCTTTGGTTTCATTCAGCACATCTGCCGTTTCCTGTGACAACGAGTAATATTCTTCATGCATCACATGCTCTTCAATCGTATCCACAGACATGGGTCTGAACGTTCCTAAACCGACGTGAAGGGTGACAAAGGCAATGGAAACACCCTTTTCTCTAATTCGGTCCAGCAATTCCTCTGTAAAATGTAATCCTGCGGTTGGAGCCGCAGCTGAGCCTTCATGCCGGGCATAAACCGTCTGATAACGCTCACGGTCATCCAGTTGCTCCTTGATATACGGTGGAAGCGGCATTTGCCCAAGACGATCCAATATCTCCTGAAAAATACCTTCATATGAGAAGGAGAGCACTCTTCCGCCCATATCGCCTTCTTCCTCAATGACCGCCTTCAGCTCATCACCGAAAACGATGACCGCGCCCTTTTTCAACTTCTTGCCGGGTTTTACCAATGCTTCCCATCGGTCACCCTCCAGTTGTTTGAGCAGTAACACCTCGGCCTTAGCCCCCGTATCTTCCTTGATACCAAACAAGCGTGCAGGAATCACTCGCGTATCATTCAGCACCAGCGTATCGCCCGGTTGAAGATACTGCACAATATCTGAAAATGTATGATGACCCACTTCACCGCTCCCCTTGCTCAACGTCAGCAATCTGGAAGCACTTCGATCAAGCAAAGGCGTCTGTGCAATTAATGTTTCAGGTAATTCAAAATCGTAATCGTTTACGTTCATATATTGGTCAGTCCTTAACTATATCCACATTTTTGTAATAGTGTTGCAAAATTTTCTTGTAATCATACCCCTGATCAGCCAAACCGTTGGCTCCCCATTGTGACAAGCCCAAACCGTGACCATTCCCTTTGCCTGTAAAAATAAAGCTTTGCGTTTTGTCGATGACTCGCGCATGACGATCTTCATTCATGATGATCACCCCGTTACCACTGGAAGTGCTGCTCCCTGATGCCGACAGGATTGTAGTTCCCTGTGCACCATTTACATGAGTAGTAGCCCCATCAGCGCCTAATACAGTATAACTGCCAGTACTCGCAATATCAAACAGCGTGCTCGGCAATCCTCCCATCGCTGAACGATACATATCAGGATATTTCACCTTTAAGGGCGATCCGTTCGCTTCAACCTCCACCACTCGTCCAGACGGACCGCGTTTGGTGACATCGAGATGGTCAATAGTGGACGGTACTGTACCCGTTACTTTCCCTTGCAAGGATTTTACAAGCTGAGCGGCCGTAAAGGGTCCCCGCACCCATGCGTAGTCTCCAGATTGAGGCACCTTTTCCAGTACAATCATTTCTTCACCCGGTTGTGCCTTGGCTACTGCTGTCACAGTTGATTGAATTTGAGGAATGGGACGCACATTGGTATTTTCAGCAGTCACGGTGACCTTGTCTAGCCCCGCCTCTGTGACTCCCTCCAACTCCTTAACGTTATCTTCTCGGATATAGCCTGTTTTTCCGCTGGAGAGAAGCACGTGATACCACTCTTGTGCTCCTTTTTGCGCCGAAGTATCTCCAGAGCTATCTACGCTGGCAAACGCTTCGCCGCCACTGTTCCACACCTCGGAAGCATCCGCTGTAACGCCACCCGCATTGGATGAAAATACAGCTTCAACTACCTTGCCACCACTTTTAATCACTTCACCAGCGGTTGCATCTACAGCCTCGCTAACATTTGCATGCTCCGAGCCTTTGCCGTTATAAGCCTGGCTTAACGTTCCATCCACCACGTTACCGATCTGAAAACGATTGCCTTGGGCAAGCGCATAGCTGCGAGCCGCTACCGCTTGTGCCTTGAGCGCTTCATCCGGCCATGAGGAATAGACTTCAGCTCCTACCACGGAATACAAATACTGCTCCAACGGCACTTCGTTTACTAGCGCTAGCTGTCCTGACGTCATGCCAATCTCCATGTCTCCACGATATGTACGCTGTGATCTCTCAACCACCTGAATTCCATCGTTGCCTCCGTTGACCATAACCTTGCTATTATCAGAACCGCTCAGCACGTAATGAGTCATCACCTGAGAGCCTGTCGTTACTCCTGCTTCCTGTCTCACAATCAGTCCAGTTTGAGTAGCATTGACTTTAGAGAGGGTAAGTCGCGGTTGCTTGCTTTCCAGTTCTGTTTTCAAAGCGGACAACTTGCTGTCATTACTCTCTTCACCGATCCACACAGCATATTGACCTCTCGATTGAACTACGGTAAAAGCATCAAAACCTGCGGCAGCAATCGTCGTTCGGACGAGATTGGCCTCTTGCTCACTGCCATAGTTCCCTGTAGACCAATGCTTGTTCCCCGTAACTTCGGCCTGTGCTCCGGTTGCAGTAGAAATGCGCTGTACAGCGGCCTGCGCCGCCTGTTCACTCGCATATATTCCCGCATACACCTGATAGACAGAGCTACCGTTTTTCGAGCCAATAAAAACCGTCGGTTTATCATTGGTCTTCTGCAATACTTGAGCCGCTTTTATCGCAGCCGCTTCATTTCCTTCAAGTACCTTCACCCGATAGCTGTCTACACTAAAACGTGCTGTGCTGTCCGGAAGTCCCGTCCAGGCCTGAAAGCTGCCCCCACTGTTTTGTCCGACACTCAGCCCCCCTGATGATTTCAAGGTAACAGCAGGTGTAGTCGCTTTATATTTGCTGCCCAGATCCGCAAAGATCACTACACGAATATCCTCTTGGACGGCAGCGGCGTGAACAGTCGGAGACCAAGGCAGGCAAACAACAGCTATTACTATAGCCGCTGTTGCCCGTTTTGCCCGACCCGCCCATGTGCCGAAAATTGTGTTTGGATTCAACGCTTTTTCACTCATTTCTGGCTCCCCCATTTCTGGCTGTCATAGCACGCATACTGCATGATTTGGCGGGAACTTGACTCATACCTGTCCCTGTTAATACATCGGCGAAATACGCCTAAACTTGAACCCGCTCAAATCTTAATTCACGCACTC
Proteins encoded:
- a CDS encoding TIGR04086 family membrane protein, coding for MELIRRWCSFRLAHPILSGLFYAFAWMLLGAFILSLLLWLTQMQEQDLSLYTYIVHAFAMVSGGFVAGKRSTNKGWYQGGITGILYGLIVLLVGFLALDAGMNAKDLLHLGIAFIIGAGGGMFGINLSR
- a CDS encoding SpoIID/LytB domain-containing protein; its protein translation is MSEKALNPNTIFGTWAGRAKRATAAIVIAVVCLPWSPTVHAAAVQEDIRVVIFADLGSKYKATTPAVTLKSSGGLSVGQNSGGSFQAWTGLPDSTARFSVDSYRVKVLEGNEAAAIKAAQVLQKTNDKPTVFIGSKNGSSVYQVYAGIYASEQAAQAAVQRISTATGAQAEVTGNKHWSTGNYGSEQEANLVRTTIAAAGFDAFTVVQSRGQYAVWIGEESNDSKLSALKTELESKQPRLTLSKVNATQTGLIVRQEAGVTTGSQVMTHYVLSGSDNSKVMVNGGNDGIQVVERSQRTYRGDMEIGMTSGQLALVNEVPLEQYLYSVVGAEVYSSWPDEALKAQAVAARSYALAQGNRFQIGNVVDGTLSQAYNGKGSEHANVSEAVDATAGEVIKSGGKVVEAVFSSNAGGVTADASEVWNSGGEAFASVDSSGDTSAQKGAQEWYHVLLSSGKTGYIREDNVKELEGVTEAGLDKVTVTAENTNVRPIPQIQSTVTAVAKAQPGEEMIVLEKVPQSGDYAWVRGPFTAAQLVKSLQGKVTGTVPSTIDHLDVTKRGPSGRVVEVEANGSPLKVKYPDMYRSAMGGLPSTLFDIASTGSYTVLGADGATTHVNGAQGTTILSASGSSTSSGNGVIIMNEDRHARVIDKTQSFIFTGKGNGHGLGLSQWGANGLADQGYDYKKILQHYYKNVDIVKD
- the yajC gene encoding preprotein translocase subunit YajC; this translates as MFHFATAAAAPGGTGGLFQMIWPLALMFVIFYFLLIRPNQKKQKQRQTMLQALKKGDKVITIGGLHGTIMEITDDVVVLRVNDVTKLTFDRSAISNAIAKDAASEEVVSKS
- the tgt gene encoding tRNA guanosine(34) transglycosylase Tgt; its protein translation is MAPAIRYEHIKTCKQSGARLGRVHTPHGVIETPTFMPVGTQATVKTMSPEELKEMDAQIILSNTYHLFLRPGHDIIREAGGLHKFMNWDRPILTDSGGFQVFSLSEMRKITEEGVHFRSHLNGDKKFLSPEVAMEIQNSLGSDIMMAFDECPPFPAEYEYVKKSLERTSRWAERCLEAHARPHDQGLFAIVQGGMHEDLRKQSAADLTSMDFPGYAIGGLSVGEPKHLMYEVLDYTLPLLPTNKPRYLMGVGSPDALIEGAIRGVDMFDCVLPTRIARNGTTMTSQGRLVVRNAQYARDFGPLDPACDCYTCRNYSRAYLRHLIKADETFGLRLTTYHNLHFLIQLMRNVRQAIMDDRLLDFRDEFFEQYGLHDNDKGF
- the queA gene encoding tRNA preQ1(34) S-adenosylmethionine ribosyltransferase-isomerase QueA, whose protein sequence is MNVNDYDFELPETLIAQTPLLDRSASRLLTLSKGSGEVGHHTFSDIVQYLQPGDTLVLNDTRVIPARLFGIKEDTGAKAEVLLLKQLEGDRWEALVKPGKKLKKGAVIVFGDELKAVIEEEGDMGGRVLSFSYEGIFQEILDRLGQMPLPPYIKEQLDDRERYQTVYARHEGSAAAPTAGLHFTEELLDRIREKGVSIAFVTLHVGLGTFRPMSVDTIEEHVMHEEYYSLSQETADVLNETKARGGRVVAVGTTSCRTLETVGNTFGDGLLQASSGWTQIFIYPGYEFRVVDAMITNFHLPKSTLVMLVSALAGRENIMHAYQEAIDREYRFFSFGDAMFIY